From the genome of Geobacter sp. SVR, one region includes:
- the flgC gene encoding flagellar basal body rod protein FlgC — MDFFTSMNVSSSALSAERTRMNLISSNLANAGATRTPEGGPYKRKDAVFAATPVADRFARALDGAAGKELHQVEVMQVIEDQNPPRMQYDPTHPDANPEGYVALPNVNVVEEMADMISATRAYEANVTAVQAAKSMALKTLDIGK; from the coding sequence ATGGATTTCTTCACCTCGATGAACGTTAGCTCTTCGGCATTGTCAGCCGAACGTACGAGAATGAATCTCATTTCCAGCAATCTTGCCAATGCTGGTGCTACCCGGACCCCTGAAGGGGGACCGTACAAGCGCAAGGATGCCGTATTTGCAGCCACTCCGGTTGCGGACCGTTTTGCCAGGGCTTTGGATGGCGCTGCCGGCAAGGAGCTTCACCAGGTGGAGGTCATGCAGGTGATCGAGGACCAGAATCCGCCGCGCATGCAGTATGATCCCACTCATCCGGATGCAAATCCGGAAGGGTATGTGGCTTTGCCCAATGTCAATGTGGTCGAAGAGATGGCTGACATGATCAGCGCGACGAGGGCTTATGAGGCAAATGTGACGGCAGTACAGGCGGCCAAGAGTATGGCCCTCAAAACGCTCGATATAGGCAAATAA
- the fliE gene encoding flagellar hook-basal body complex protein FliE: MDIKGIESGFGINKAFSSAGSASSSSPVEGAGKFFSELVSKVNDLQTQSDQAIQGLASGENKNLHEVMISMEKASVSFLFMSQVRNKAIEAYQEVMRMQV; this comes from the coding sequence ATGGATATAAAGGGTATTGAAAGTGGATTCGGCATCAACAAGGCATTCTCTTCTGCCGGCAGCGCTTCGTCATCGTCACCGGTGGAAGGCGCCGGTAAATTCTTCAGCGAACTGGTTTCAAAGGTGAATGATCTCCAGACTCAATCCGACCAGGCGATTCAAGGGCTTGCCAGCGGCGAGAACAAGAATCTTCACGAAGTGATGATCTCGATGGAGAAGGCCAGTGTTTCCTTCCTTTTCATGTCTCAGGTGCGCAACAAGGCCATTGAGGCCTACCAGGAAGTCATGCGCATGCAGGTTTAA
- the fliF gene encoding flagellar basal-body MS-ring/collar protein FliF yields MPEGLQRLIEPFTALSPGKRMLVAGVALLSVAAFALLIFIANRTDYKPLFTNLSSEDAGEIVKKMKDTKTPYQITADGKGILVPADKVYELRLSLASEGLPQGGGIGFEIFDRKNFGMTEFVQKLNYQRALQGELSRTISQISGVEQARIHLVIPEKTLFKENEKPATASIVLKMKGNRSLRDSEVQGIVHLVSSSIEGMDPEHVTILDGRGKILSKGNGTSDVTSKATTAMQETQRGYEKSTEERLQSLLDRIVGSGKSVARVSATFDFKQVERVEEKFDPESIAVRSEQRTEEKGASTTTNAGVPGVQTNLGRAPGAASSTGGGSKNDETLNYEVSRSTAKIIEPVGALSKISVAVLVDGKYEVPAAVKEGATAKPKYIPRSPDELQKIEALVKSAVGFNAERGDQLTVQNVPFQDTGDAGVAETPKWWTSPFFMSLMKNLLIGLGFLALILFVIRPLLASLRVVRPPVLESFEAVHDGVEKLSSAERAQIAMQMAEQHNMIEMAKKDPYQVAQVLQNWMGEDK; encoded by the coding sequence ATGCCAGAGGGATTACAAAGACTCATCGAGCCATTTACAGCGCTCTCACCGGGCAAGCGCATGCTGGTTGCAGGCGTGGCACTCCTGTCGGTAGCTGCTTTCGCACTGCTCATCTTTATCGCCAACCGGACAGACTATAAGCCGCTGTTTACCAATCTCTCCAGCGAGGATGCGGGCGAGATTGTCAAAAAAATGAAGGATACGAAGACTCCGTACCAGATAACAGCCGACGGCAAAGGTATTCTGGTCCCGGCCGACAAGGTATACGAGTTGCGCCTTTCCCTCGCTTCCGAAGGATTGCCGCAAGGGGGGGGGATCGGATTCGAAATTTTTGACCGTAAAAACTTCGGGATGACGGAGTTCGTCCAGAAGCTGAACTATCAGCGGGCTCTCCAGGGAGAACTCTCCCGCACCATTTCCCAGATAAGCGGCGTCGAACAGGCCCGTATACACCTCGTAATTCCCGAAAAGACCCTTTTCAAGGAAAATGAAAAACCGGCGACCGCATCGATCGTCCTGAAAATGAAGGGCAATCGTTCTTTGCGCGATAGCGAGGTGCAAGGCATCGTGCATCTGGTTTCGTCGTCCATCGAGGGGATGGATCCGGAACACGTCACGATTCTCGACGGCCGCGGCAAGATCCTGAGCAAGGGTAACGGCACCTCTGATGTCACCTCCAAGGCAACCACCGCCATGCAGGAAACACAGCGCGGCTACGAGAAGAGCACGGAGGAACGCCTTCAGTCGCTGCTGGACCGGATTGTCGGATCGGGCAAGTCTGTTGCACGCGTATCTGCCACCTTCGATTTCAAGCAGGTCGAGCGGGTTGAGGAAAAATTCGATCCGGAGAGCATCGCTGTCCGGAGTGAGCAACGTACAGAGGAAAAAGGGGCATCGACTACCACCAATGCCGGTGTGCCCGGCGTCCAGACCAATCTCGGCCGCGCACCGGGGGCAGCCAGCTCCACCGGAGGCGGTTCCAAAAACGACGAGACTTTGAATTATGAGGTCAGCCGTTCCACGGCTAAAATCATTGAACCGGTGGGCGCTCTCAGCAAGATTTCGGTAGCCGTGCTGGTGGACGGCAAGTATGAAGTGCCGGCAGCGGTCAAGGAAGGGGCGACGGCCAAGCCCAAGTACATTCCCCGTTCCCCTGACGAACTGCAGAAGATCGAAGCTCTGGTCAAAAGTGCGGTGGGATTCAATGCTGAACGGGGTGACCAACTGACCGTCCAGAACGTGCCTTTCCAGGATACCGGCGATGCCGGCGTTGCAGAAACGCCGAAGTGGTGGACCTCTCCGTTCTTCATGTCGCTGATGAAGAACCTGTTGATAGGCCTCGGATTCCTTGCGCTGATTCTTTTCGTAATCCGCCCGCTCCTGGCATCCTTGAGGGTGGTGCGCCCGCCTGTGCTGGAATCGTTCGAGGCGGTGCATGACGGCGTGGAAAAATTGTCATCGGCAGAGCGCGCTCAGATTGCGATGCAGATGGCAGAGCAGCACAACATGATCGAGATGGCCAAGAAGGACCCCTACCAGGTCGCGCAAGTGCTTCAGAACTGGATGGGAGAGGATAAGTAA
- the flgB gene encoding flagellar basal body rod protein FlgB gives MSVDSLFGTTIQVLSKGIDLRAKNQNLISSNIANAETPNYVPKALSFESELQGALKSGAKGARTPAHSRHIPLKTAASSIQAVTGRIVETPAKTPGKDGNAVELENEMSKMAENQIMYNASVQLLSQKFNGLRNALKESK, from the coding sequence ATGTCGGTAGACAGTCTTTTCGGTACGACCATACAGGTTCTGAGCAAAGGAATTGATCTGCGTGCCAAGAACCAGAACCTGATCTCATCGAACATTGCCAATGCTGAGACGCCGAATTACGTGCCCAAAGCACTTTCGTTCGAGTCAGAGCTGCAAGGCGCACTGAAGAGCGGCGCAAAGGGGGCACGTACACCGGCCCACAGCCGTCATATACCGTTGAAAACCGCTGCCAGCAGTATTCAGGCAGTAACTGGCAGAATTGTGGAGACGCCGGCTAAGACTCCGGGCAAGGATGGTAATGCAGTGGAGCTCGAAAATGAAATGAGCAAGATGGCGGAGAACCAGATCATGTACAATGCTTCCGTGCAACTTTTATCGCAAAAGTTCAACGGATTGCGGAATGCACTGAAAGAGAGTAAATAA